A genome region from Columba livia isolate bColLiv1 breed racing homer chromosome 2, bColLiv1.pat.W.v2, whole genome shotgun sequence includes the following:
- the LOC102083883 gene encoding immunoglobulin kappa light chain isoform X2 — protein sequence MLLLAVLLATAAWSCGFAQEIPIQSPISITKLKKSAQMICEIQALGGNFDGIIHWYQQKEDKAPERLLFFSGGKMVVDTGFQANRYLVEKVPDQNQYVLTIKDVIPNDAATYYCAYWDTHCDIGYYNKVFGSGTKLIVSDKGSSAPVKSEILKKKHENLITYVCLIEKFYPEVIRVTWTDGEKEITDNVGKGDAWKPAKEEEYSIGSWLTIPAENKNKNYYCKYEHESQQRSLPTKDSTETSREEDCSTYPGNGTVFNRDHLMHRTAYLVYIVLLLKSSMYYLIVLFFIYRMWASTKHQGKKA from the exons atgctgctgctggcagtgctgctggcCACAGCTGCTTGGTCTT gTGGATTTGCACAAGAAATTCCCATACAGAGCCCTATATCCATTACTAAGCTCAAAAAAAGTGCACAGATGATATGTGAAATTCAAGCGTTAGGGGGGAATTTTGATGGCATCATACACTGGTATCAACAGAAGGAAGACAAAGCCCCAGAGAGGCTACTGTTCTTTTCAGGAGGGAAAATGGTTGTTGATACCGGCTTTCAAGCAAACAGGTACTTGGTTGAAAAGGTTCCTGACCAGAACCAGTATGTTCTTACAATAAAAGATGTCATTCCAAATGATGCTGCAACTTACTACTGTGCCTACTGGGATACTCACTGTGATAT TGGCTATTACAACAAGGTATTTGGCTCCGGTACAAAACTCATTGTGTCAG ACAAAGGAAGCTCTGCTCCAGTAAAGTCTGAAATCCTgaagaagaaacatgaaaatctGATAACGTATGTTTGCCTTATTGAGAAATTCTACCCGGAAGTTATTCGGGTGACATGGACCGatggagaaaaagagataaCAGACAATGTGGGAAAAGGAGATGCCTGGAAGCCTGCAAAAGAGGAGGAATACTCAATCGGCAGCTGGTTAACTATACCAGCGGAGAACAAAAACAAGAACTACTACTGCAAATATGAGCATGAAAGCCAACAACGTTCACTGCCGACAAAAG ATTCTACAGAGACTTCTCGGGAAGAGGACTGCAGCACATATCCTGGGAACGGCACTGTTTTTAACAGAg ATCACTTAATGCACAGGACAGCATATTTAGTGTATATTGTCCTTCTTCTGAAGAGCTCCATGTACTATCTCATCGTACTCTTCTTCATCTACAGAATGTGGGCTTCAACCAAGCAccaaggaaagaaagcataa